A region from the Rosa rugosa chromosome 6, drRosRugo1.1, whole genome shotgun sequence genome encodes:
- the LOC133716194 gene encoding (-)-germacrene D synthase-like encodes MFPALASDLAQTPNITATLDVTRCSANFSPGIWGDHFLSYASMEAADSKSMNHVKDLKEELKRMIMAPTKRPSQKLHFINHIQCLGVSYHLEDEIDQILQQVHREEEYDDLCTTALSFRLLRQHDMFNKFKDGDGKFKESLVNDVVGLLSLYEASHLQMPGEDLLNEALTFSTAHLMSAAHRLSSSSQLSKQVTHALYQPLWKGMPRIEARHHLSLIT; translated from the exons ATGTTCCCTGCTTTAGCGTCTGACCTAGCTCAAACCCCGAATATTACTGCCACTCTTGATGTTACTCGATGTTCAGCTAATTTTTCCCCGGGCATTTGGGGTGATCATTTTCTGTCATATGCTTCCATG GAAGCGGCAGACAGTAAAAGTATGAACCATGTCAAAGACTTGAAGGAAGAACTGAAGAGGATGATAATGGCTCCAACGAAAAGGCCTTCACAAAAGTTGCACTTCATCAACCACATTCAGTGCTTAGGTGTCTCATACCATTTGGAAGATGAGATTGACCAAATTTTGCAGCAAGTTCACCGAGAAGAAGAATATGATGATCTTTGCACCACTGCTCTAAGCTTTCGATTGCTTAGACAACATG ATATGTTTAACAagttcaaggatggtgatgggaAATTTAAAGAATCGCTTGTTAATGATGTAGTCGGCCTGTTAAGCTTGTATGAAGCCTCGCATCTTCAGATGCCTGGGGAGGATTTACTAAACGAGGCACTAACCTTCTCCACCGCTCATCTCATGTCTGCAGCACACCGTTTAAGCTCATCATCTCAGCTTTCAAAACAAGTAACTCATGCCTTGTATCAGCCCCTTTGGAAGGGCATGCCAAGGATTGAAGCGAGGCATCACTTGTCTCTGATAACATGA